The genomic stretch CGCTGAAGACTAATTTTGCAGGTCTACCCTTTGTTGTATCAAAAACTCACTCCACTACACCATAACTCAAACTCATTCAATTTTCCCGTACTTCTAGTTTGAAGCACATAACAAATAATATAGACAAATGCTAACAAGTGTCTCAAAGGCAATCaattataaaaatattcttttgaaATGCGTGAAATCAATtttcgaaactttaaatatgactttattttaGTCAAAAATTTTAATCAAAGTATCTTTAACATGTGTCCTTAGGGCACTAGTTAGCAAGACTAATAATATACTACCtccggtcctatttataagagaagattctctttttagatacattgaataaataatgtatctggacaatatGTTATCTAggtacattatttattcaatgtatttaaaaagagaatcttctcttataaataggaccagagGGAGTATTAAAAAATGTACAAAAATAATTATGCAATCATCGTTTctctaatataaaaaaaaatacaattatatatatatatattccctaTCTATTTATAGATTTTATGAACATCATGACACAAATTGAATTGATCCATTTCTTAAGCCAAAAAAACATTTATACAAACAGTAATATTAATTATCTaggtagaaaaaaattaaattacaaaACTTAAAAAGTTAATATGATCTCTTAAGATTCTTGAAATCTGAATCAATGCATTCTTCTAACTCAGCCCTATAAGGATTCATCAATTTGAGAAGATCAGTTGCTTTTTCTTTTGTCTCATCACTACAACCAACTTGTAACACCAATAATAGCTTCTGAAAAGCACCTACTTGAAGTGCTTCTATCAAAGCTTTTCCTTCATAGCTTTTCTCTTCATATTTGCATAGCTTCCAAATACAAGAAACAGAAAACTCTGTAGTCAATGGTGAAACCCTCAATATTTTCTTTACCAACAAAGGAATTGTTAAGTCATTCTCAAAAGCTTTTTCCCTTCCAAAATCACAGCTTAATAAAGAATCCAAAATAGTAAAAGCTTTTTCACAAACACTTTTTTCTGAGTCAATAAGAATGTTCAAAATTGAAGAAACCAAACCCAATTCAACTAAtgaaaattttagcttttcatTGAAGCTAGAATTGGATGAAACCAAATACCAAACAATCCTCAATGAAGCTTTTGTGATTATAGGACTAATTCTCTTGTTAATGAACTCAATCAAAAGCTCATTAACTCCTCCAATCTCCAAAAGTGCTTCCACATGCTTCTCATCACCAAAAGAAAGAATCTCTTTCAATGCAATTATAGCTTTTTCTTTTCCCTTAACATCTTGATGCTTCAAAAACCAAACCATGCAATGCAAAGAAGCTTTTGAACCTAGAGACTCTTGAGCTTCTAGTTGAAGTGGAAACATCCAATTAAGTGATGACAAAATCACTTCTAAAACAATCAAATTCCTCTCAATAGAATCATTAGCAAAAGCCTCAAAAGCTAAAGCCAAACCACTTATTGCTCCATTCTCAACTATACATCTCTTATTCCTCTCACTTTCATTACTCCATCTCTCCATCTTTTGAACCAACTCAACACAACCATATTGATCCAAACCTCTTGCACATTCCTTAACCCGAAAAACAAGCTCCGAAACATCGGTCGGGCTAATCGGTATCCTCGGAGTCGGAATCCTCTCCACACCATTTTGTCTATTCTCAACACACCAATCTTGAATCATTATCCTAAGAGAATGATTTGGAATCATGTC from Vicia villosa cultivar HV-30 ecotype Madison, WI linkage group LG4, Vvil1.0, whole genome shotgun sequence encodes the following:
- the LOC131598787 gene encoding U-box domain-containing protein 21-like, encoding MVLGWGRRKNNKKNKGGKPNMEVVIPNQYKCPITLDLMKDPVTLSTGITYDRESVERWFDEGNITCPLTNQVVRNFDMIPNHSLRIMIQDWCVENRQNGVERIPTPRIPISPTDVSELVFRVKECARGLDQYGCVELVQKMERWSNESERNKRCIVENGAISGLALAFEAFANDSIERNLIVLEVILSSLNWMFPLQLEAQESLGSKASLHCMVWFLKHQDVKGKEKAIIALKEILSFGDEKHVEALLEIGGVNELLIEFINKRISPIITKASLRIVWYLVSSNSSFNEKLKFSLVELGLVSSILNILIDSEKSVCEKAFTILDSLLSCDFGREKAFENDLTIPLLVKKILRVSPLTTEFSVSCIWKLCKYEEKSYEGKALIEALQVGAFQKLLLVLQVGCSDETKEKATDLLKLMNPYRAELEECIDSDFKNLKRSY